The genomic segment AAGTCCAATTTTAGTCTTCCCTTCACTTTCATAGACAGTTATCTTACAAGGCAAGAAATATCCAACTAATGGATTATAGCCGAGAACCCTTGCAGCTTCTACGGGATTACAAACTTCAAGTATTCGATAAGGTGAAGTATAACTATGTACTCCTTTTTTCTGTAGGGTAGCAGTTAAATCAAGCTGCCATAGGATTCCAAATTTATTTTCTTTTAAATTTTGTTCAATTGATGATATAGCTTCATCAATCGTTTTATTCGTAATGACTGTATAATGGAATTCCATAAAAATCCTCCACCTGATTTGGTTTTTATTTTCGAAATAATGTTGTCTTGGATATTTTATTTAATCCTTTTACCCTTAATCCTTTTTATTCTTTAATGCTAATTTAACAGCAATATAGACAACAGCACCTATGACAAGCAGATTAATTAACCATCCCAAAAGTCCAAAACCCCAAAAGTAACTGCCCATCATGCCGTTTCCGGGCAAACCCATCATTAATTTTTCCTCCTTTATATCGTGACTTCTGATACAAACAACAAATTTTACGTATAATACTGATAATAAAAATCTGTTATGGAAAGCTAGAATCGAAACAGTTTATAAATAGATGTTCTTTTAGTATTTTTATTAAAAAAGTAAATATTATGTACGGCATTATACTAATTAAGTTCAAACTACTAAATGAAGGAGGGAAATTTAATGAAAGCAAATTACGGCATCTTCATTGCAGGTATCATAATAGTCTTGGGAGGACTCTTTCTCTTTTTCGTACAAGGTCAGGATATGCCCGGTCAATTACCGGATCTATCAATGAATCAGCCATCTGATAATCAATCTATTGAAACAGAAGAATCCCCTCTCCCTATACCGCCATTATTAAAAGATAAAAACCCTGATCCAAATAAAGCAGAATTTCAAATAACTGCCCAAAACTCTACAAAAGAGTTTATTGCCGGAAAAGAAACAAAGACGATGGGGTATAATGGCGATTATTTAGGCCCCGTTATTCGGGTTCGTAATGGTGAAGAGGTATCTGTAAACGTAAAAAATAATTTAGAAGGTGACATAACAACCATCCACTGGCATGGTCTTGAAGTTGATGGCGTCAAGGATGGCGGACCACACTCAGGGATTCAACCGGGAGAATCATGGTCTCCAGAATTCAAGATAGAACAGCCCGCAGCTACTTTATGGTTTCATCCCCACCCTGAGCAACAAACTGGCAGACAAGTCTATAATGGATTAGCAGGTTTATTCTTTATTGAGGATGAAGTTTCTGATCGTTTAGATATTCCGAAAGACTATGGAGTGAATGATGTTCCACTTATCATTCAAGATAAAAGGTTTAATTCGGACGGAAGTTTTGAATACGAGTTAGGGATGCATGATGTTATGAACGGCCTACAAGGAAACACAATGCTTGTGAATGGAGCTGTTAATCCATTTTTGGAAGTACCTAGGGGTATGGTTAGACTTCGTTTATTGAATGGTTCCAATGCAAGCGTTTATGAATTAAATCTCAGCAATAACCAAACCTTCTATCAAATTGCTAGTGATGGCGGGTTCCTTGAAAAGCCGTCAGAAATGAACAATATCGTTCTTGGCCCTGCAGAAAGAGCAGAAATCCTTGTTGATTTTTCAGATTTTAAAAAAGGAGAAACGGTTCAATTATTGAATCAAGGATCAGAGTTTATGAAGTTTGTTATAAAAAGTGAAAGTCCAAAAGAATATACCATTCCAGAAAAGTTAACTACCATTGAAAAAATAAACCCTGATAGTGCAGTAAAAACAAGACAATTTGTTTTTCAGGGAATGGGACCCAGTGTAAACATCAATGGAAAGCAAATGGATATGGATCGAATAGATGAACAAGTGAGTCTACATGATACGGAGATATGGGAAATTTCAAATGATAGTGGGATGGGGATGATGGGTGGAATGGCTCATCCTTTTCACGCTCATGGCGTACAATTTCAAATTCTAGATCGTGATGGAAATCCACCGCCTAAAAACGAAACAGGATGGAAAGACACCATTCTCGTTTATCCGGGAGAAAAAGTTAGAGCCATTGCAACCTTTAATCATTCTGGTGTATTTATGTATCATTGTCATATTCTTGAACATGAAGATGCTGGAATGATGGGTCAATTTAAAGTTGAATGAGATCATTTAGTTCATTTAATATTGATTAAACTTTTGAGGATGTTTTTCAGAGTACTTGAAGCAGAAGCAGGAATATTCAACAACCATATGACAGCATTTAAATTTATGATTTATAAAATCATTTCATATTTTTGCTTTTTAAGGAGATGATAATACCGTATTAAATGTAAGGAGGAATTTTGATATGCAAATGACCTATGAAGAGTGTATCAAGGCATGTCTTGAATGTATGGAGGCATGTAATGGTTGTTATGATGCCTGTTTAAAAGAAGATGATGTAAAAATGATGGCGGAATGTATTCGTTATAACAGAGAGTGTGCTGTTATTTGTGCATTAGCAGCACAAGCAATGCAATCTGACAGTCCTTTAGCAAAACAAATTTGCCAATTCTGTGCTGAAATATGTGATGCTTGCGGAAAAATTTGTGAACAACATGGACATGCCGAGCATTGTAGAAAATGTGCAGAATCCTGCCGTAAATGTGCAGAAGTTTGTAGAAAAATGGCTTCTTAAATTAAATGTGGCAACCTTTTATTTGGTCGCCACATTTAATAGTATCAAGTTGGGTTTATCAAGTTAAATACTTGGAGAATTCAACCAATAATCAATGAATCTCCATCAATCCTTACTCTATTGTACTTTGTATATTATAAATTCTTTACAATTTGTTCATATTCTCCTTTGTCAATTTCTCCCCGGACATAACGGAGCTTTAAAACCTCTAAAGGATTATTGTAGCCTTTGTTATTTTGTTTTTCTTTTTTAAAGACAATTAGGAAGTCAAGAACAAGGTTTTTGGCTATTTTTATTAATTTGAATAGATCACCTGTCTTCACAAGATAATAAAAGATTATAATGGATAAGGTTGCGTTTAACACTCATTTCACCTCTTACTTTTTAATCGTTTGTAGAATGGATTGAAATTCATCATGTGAAATCTCACCACGGGCATAGCGTAACTTTGCAACCTCTTCTGCCTCAATGACTGTAGTATTATTCATTTTAATTGATGAAACTCTAGTTTGTTGTTTTTGATTTCTGAGTAGTAAAAATAGAACCACCCCGATCAGAATAAACATTAAAATAGTCATAAAAGACCCATTAAACATCATGTCAAACGAGTTAAACCCTGATGGCATTCCATTATAACCGTAAAATCCTCCATTACTACCTCCAAAGGATCCCATATGTCCCCCATTCATCATTTTAGTTTCTCCTTTCCTGTGTGTATTTAGTTGATTTATCTTATAACAATTCTTTTAGTTTATTGTATTCTTCCGTTGAGATTTGACCGGATGCATATCTATAATCAATAACCTCTTTTAGTTCGTTTGAGCTGTTCGTTTCTTTCGGTTGAATTTGATTAAATAATTTCTGTAGTTCTCCCGTTTTATACAGATAAAAACCAACAGCCAAAAGTAGGAATAAAAACATATCTTAGTTTCCTCCAATATTCATATTTTTGGGGAAGCAGGTCATTATCGACCTGCTTGAAATGAAAATTATAAATTTCCCATTTCTCTAAAGTTGCTGCTTTGAGAAGAACCACCCGTTCCGTGCATTCCCTTGTACATTTCTTCGAGTTGTTGATTATTTAAATTAGGATGCATTTCACTCATATATGGTTTCATTTGACCAAAGTTCATATTTCCTTCTTCCATGAACTTTTGCATCTCGTCAACATTCATATTTCCTTCTTCCATGTATTTTTGCATACTTCCAACATCGCCTGATTCCATCAATTCAACCATTTGATCATAATTACCACTTTGTTCTTGAATCACTGTATTTTGATTTGGAGTATCTTTATCTGAAAATAAGGCTAAACCTGTTCCTCCAGTAAAAGCTAATGATGCTGCTAGAATTCCATTAATAATATTCATATCTATTCAATCTCCTTTTAATAGTTATATTTTTTAAAATAGTTATTCTTATAAAATATTTTTCTTGATTTGCTCAAATTCTTCAAAAGAAATTTCACCTTGAGCAAGTCTAGACTTAGCAATTTCTAGTGCGTTTGAACTTGTTACTTGCTGGTTTCCATCTTGTGTACCTATTTTTTGATTGTTTATTCCCAAATAGAAAAGGTAACCAATTAGCAAAACGACTAAAATCATCATAATCGATCCACCTCCCATTCCGAACATTCCAAAACCATGACCTAATCCCATCATTGTTTTATCTCTCCTTTCCTATTTTTATCTTACAGCTCAAGAATGTAGAATTTATGAGGAATTTATGTGAAAGTTATGGAGAAAGTTTTCTCATAATTAATAGGTTGTTAACCGGAACACTGAACATCTATCGCCTCCTAATTTTTTCTTGTAAAGTTTCATGTTGCTTTCTTTACTTGCTCTTATCATAATCAACACTTGTAAAGAACTTATGAGTAAGGTATGAAGAACTTATGTGGATGAAAGTTAACTTTTTTTCCTAATCAAAAAAGGATTAAGTCAAGTGACTTAATCCCTTACTGCTTTGGAATCTTTACCTCTACAGTTGTTCCCACATTTAATTGACTATCGATCTTTATTTCGCCATGATGGGCTTCTACAAGTGCCTTTACGATAGATAACCCAATCCCAATGCCCCCTGTTTTCCGATCACGTGATTTATCACCCCGATAAAATCTTTCAAATAAGAACGGGAGATCATCCTCACTAATTCCAACTCCTTCATCTTTAATAATAAAACTAATTTGATCATTTTTTTCCTCTATATAAATCGATACTTGTTTTCCTTTCGATGTATATTGAAGGGCATTATTGACTATATTAGTTAAAATTTGAATGATTTTATCACGATCACCTAAGAACCAATGCTGCTTATCGGGGTGTTGAATCCTTAATTCAACACCTTTTTTCATAAACAATGGACTGAATTGGTCGTTTATAAAAGATAATAGTCTTCCAGTTTCTAACTTTGTTTTATCCAATCTAATCTGAGGATTTTCTGCGGCCATTAATTTTTCTAACTCATTAACTAGGCGAACTAGCCGCATTAGTTCCTCATGACATTGATCTAATCTTTTCGAATTTGGTTCCCAAATACCATCTTGAAAAGCTTCAATATGACTTCTTAATGTTGCAAGTGGCGTTCTAAGTTCATGAGCAAAGTTAGATGTAAATTGTTTTCGAAGCGATTCCTGTTTTGCTAAAGATTCTGCAAGCTGATTAAAGGACTCCCCTAAAGGCTTCATTTCTTCTGTCAATTCATCAATAGGTACTCTAGTTCGCCATTGATGATTACGTAACTCAATAATCGCATTGATCAGTTTTTTAAACCCGGTTGTTAGTCGTTTAGAAAATAATAAACTAAATAAGAACGATAATATGACTGTAACCAATACCGCAAGGTAAATGTTTCTTTTAATAGACTTCAAAAAGTCAGAATCCTTACCTATTAATTCTTCAGGATAAAATACCGTCAATTTGCCGACTAATTTATTATTGATTTTTAATTGATAGGAAGTTGATTGATAATCATTAGGATCTAGTGAGGTATGATTACCTTCCATCATTCCCATCATGGAACGTACTGAGGTTGTATCAATCAGTAAGTTCCCATTAGTATCATAAAGTCTATAGAATAAATTTTCAGTCATTGCTTGTTCATGCATCTTAAAACTCAAATTTTGATTAATTAATTCTCCTGTCTCATTAAATTGTTGCAGTGCATCCTTTTTTATTGATTCGATACTTTCATCTCTATTTTTTTTGAGATAATCGGTAAATTGATTTTCAACCCCAAAAAAGATGGTAAAACTTGTAATGAAAATGCCACTCAAAGAAACAATCAAAAGATAGATTAAAATCCTTGACCTAAGTGTTAGATTCATCTTTTTCTCCCCCAAACTTATAGCCCATTCCGAACACAGTAATGATAAATTCAGGGTGACGAGAATCGGTTTCAATTTTTTTTCGCAAATTTTTTATATGTGTATCAATACTTCTTTCGTATCCTTCAAAATAGACACCATCTTCTTGAATTTTTTCTAATAAATCAGCCCTACTATAGACTCTTCCCGGATATCTTGCCATCGTAATTAATAGCTTAAATTCATTTGGGGTTAGCGCGAGTATGTCACCATTAAACTTTACTTCCTTTTTCACATGATCAATCATAAGTTTATGGTTATTAAAACTGATTTGATTTACATTCTCCATCTTTTGTGTTCTTCTTAATAAGGCTTTTACTCTTACAACCACTTCTCTTGGACTAAATGGTTTTGTCACATAGTCATCAGCACCAATGACAATTCCATTAATCAAATCAGCCTCAGCTGACTTTGCGGTAAGCATAATAATGGGGATATCACTTTCTTTTCTCACTAACCTACACACCTCTTCACCTGAAATATCAGGTAACATCAAATCTAACACAATAAGGTCAGGACTCTCATCCTTCACTTTTTTTAAAGCTTCGATTCCATTGGTAGCAAAAGAAATTCCCCAACTTTCCTTTTCAAAATAAGCTTCTAACACTTCAAGAAATACCTTTTCATCATCTACTACTAGAATTTTTGTCATAAAATAATCACCTCTTATTAGCATATTATCATCTTATTTACGAAAAAAAATAATCTCCATAATTTCCACACAACTTCATCTTGGAAACTACATATTGGGTATGTAAAAAGAAATTTAATTAACCAAAGAAAGAAAAGGAATTAGAGGAAGAAACGAATAAATTTTTATTCGTTTCTGGCTAGGGGTGCGGACATACCATGAAGGATAATAACTCTTTAATGGAGATATAGTACCATTTTTTATTATGAGAAATTAGGAATTGGCAAGAGCTGAAAAAGAAAGGAACCAAATTTGAGAGATTCATGACGATATGAAAAAGAATTTAGTACCATTTATACAAAAAGAATGACAGAAAACCATCTCCACAAATCACAGTGGAAAATCTAGAAACATAGTAAATTCTTATCAGCTTTCGATTCACATACTTAGAGTGTATAGAGATTTGCATTATTTAGAAACCTACCTAGAAAACCATCATTTAATTCTTTAATCGGGGTTATATTTTCTTTAGACACTTTTTTATTGTCATAATTTCTAAATGGTTTCAGTACGAGGTTAAAAAAGTTGTTAAAATTTGATGTAAAATACTTCATTGCAAAAAGTATAACAATAAAGTTGTTTTAATCTAAGGGTTATTCAAGAATTACTCCTGTTAATTGAATTTTTTCTTTCTGACTTTTACCAAGCTCCATAATAACACCCAAGTAATCCCAATAAAAAATATTTCTATTATATAAGATTCAAAGTCATTCATATTGGTATTTCAAACATTTCCAAACAGGTTCTTCCTCCATTAAATGGCCCTTTTCTGGAATAAGCATATAAAAGAAAACTTATTATCAAAAACGAATGTATTTGATAAACTTAAATTCCTAAACTTTTTGGTCACAATAACCTTATTCACTCGTTATCAAAACTATTATCAAAAACAAATTAACAATAACACCCTTTAATGATAAGATTATCACTAACAAAAGGGGGGACCATGATGCAATACACTTATGGATATGCAAGGGTTAGTACCAAGCAACAAGACTTGATTCGACAACTGGATTTGTTAAGCGAATACAACTGTACCGAAATATTAACAGAAAAAATGTCGGGTACAAAAACGAACAGACCGGAACTTATTCGATTAAAGGATAAAGTTAGACCCGGAGATTCAATCGTTGTAGAGAGTTTTTCAAGATTAGGTCGAAGTACAAAAGATTTGATAGAGTTAGTTGAGTACTTTGAAAATAAAGATGTTAAATTGATTAGCATAAAAGAGAATTTTGATACGAATACACCACAAGGTAAACTTATGCTTACTGTATTTCAAGCATTCAGCCAATTCGAAAGAGACCTAATTGCTCAACGAACAAAAGAGGGGTTAGAGAGTGCAAGATCCAGAGGAAGAAATGGTGGCCGTCCAAAAGTGAAAGAAAAACAGATAAATAAAGCTCTAAATTTATATCACTCTAAGGAATACAGTATTAGCGAGATTGTAGAAATGACCGGAATAAGTCAAGCAACATTGTATCGTTACATACGAACAACACGGCAAGGCAAAGATCTAGAAAACACTGCAAAAATAAGAATGGGGCTGCGAATAGAAAATAACAATAAATTTGTACGTGGCAAAGGGAAGGTTAGAGAAAGTATCGAACAGTTCCTAAAGGATAATTACAAAATGGAGATCATAGCTAACGAGTATATAATCTATGTCCCTTACACAACTATCGATGCGTTAGAAAAGACAGTGTATGATATTCTGGGTGAATTGGATAGTGAGGCTGATATGAAGAATTGTTTTATTGAAGCAGCCGTTTATTGCGATGAATTAGGACTCACATGGTAATTTCAATGGGTTTATTTTTGGTTTTCCTATTTCCATTTCTTTTCTATTACCTTATTAAACAATTAAATTACTTTTATTGGAAGAAATCCTGCGGACTAGAGCAGCTACCCTGTCACTAGGCCTTTTAGGAATGGGAATGAATATTGGTTTGAGTAAGATGGCTGAAGCAACACCCGGACTTACATATAAGCAACTAGCCAATGTATCTCAATGGCGCATGTATGAAGATGCCATGAATAAAGCACAAGCCATATTAGTAAATTTTCATCATAAATTACAATTGTCTTCCTATTGGGGCGACGGTACAACATCCTCATCGGATGGTATGAGAATGCAGCTAGGTGTTTCATCACTACATGCAGATGCAAATCCACATTATGGAACCGGAAAAGGAGCAACCATCTATCGTTTTACTAGTGATCAATTCTCTTCTTACTACACCAAGATTATTCATACTAATTCAAGGGATGCGATTCATGTTTTAGATGGTTTGTTGCACCATGAGACGGATCTAAACATAGAAGAGCATTATACAGACACAGCCGGTTATACAGACCAAATATTTGGACTGACTCATTTATTAGGATTTAATTTTGCTCCAAGAATAAGAGATTTATCAGATTCGAAATTATTTACAATAGATAAAGCAAGTGAATATCCAAAATTAGAAGCCATTTTACGTGGACAAATAAATACAAAGGTCATTAAAGAAAATTATGAGGATGTTTTGCGATTAGCTCATTCTATACGAGAAGGAACAGTTTCAGCATCCCTTATTATGGGGAAATTAGGTTCTTATTCAAGACAAAACAGCCTAGCTACAGCCTTACGTGAGATGGGACGAATAGAAAAAACTATCTTTATTCTTAATTATATTTCAGATGAATCTTTAAGAAGAAAAATACAAAGAGGATTGAATAAAGGAGAATCTATGAATGGACTGGCACGAGCTATTTTCTTCGGAAAGCAAGGAGAGCTTAGGGAACGAACCATACAGCATCAATTGCAAAGAGCCAGTGCCTTAAACATAATCATCAATGCCATCAGTATCTGGAATACTTTACATCTAACAAAAGCAGTTGAATATCAAAAACGGTCAGATAGTTTAAATGAAGAATTATTGCACCATATGTCACCTCTAGGTTGGGAACATATTAATTTATTAGGAGAATACCATTTTAATTCCGATAAAAAAGTTTCGTTAGATTCTTTAAGACCATTGAAACTTTCTTAACGTTGTTAAAAATAGAGAATTCGTCAGGAAAATAGGCTTATCGTTGTAAATCCGCATTTTCCTGACGCTACCCC from the Niallia sp. FSL W8-0635 genome contains:
- a CDS encoding sensor histidine kinase; its protein translation is MNLTLRSRILIYLLIVSLSGIFITSFTIFFGVENQFTDYLKKNRDESIESIKKDALQQFNETGELINQNLSFKMHEQAMTENLFYRLYDTNGNLLIDTTSVRSMMGMMEGNHTSLDPNDYQSTSYQLKINNKLVGKLTVFYPEELIGKDSDFLKSIKRNIYLAVLVTVILSFLFSLLFSKRLTTGFKKLINAIIELRNHQWRTRVPIDELTEEMKPLGESFNQLAESLAKQESLRKQFTSNFAHELRTPLATLRSHIEAFQDGIWEPNSKRLDQCHEELMRLVRLVNELEKLMAAENPQIRLDKTKLETGRLLSFINDQFSPLFMKKGVELRIQHPDKQHWFLGDRDKIIQILTNIVNNALQYTSKGKQVSIYIEEKNDQISFIIKDEGVGISEDDLPFLFERFYRGDKSRDRKTGGIGIGLSIVKALVEAHHGEIKIDSQLNVGTTVEVKIPKQ
- a CDS encoding four-helix bundle copper-binding protein encodes the protein MQMTYEECIKACLECMEACNGCYDACLKEDDVKMMAECIRYNRECAVICALAAQAMQSDSPLAKQICQFCAEICDACGKICEQHGHAEHCRKCAESCRKCAEVCRKMAS
- a CDS encoding transposase, whose product is MKLLLLEEILRTRAATLSLGLLGMGMNIGLSKMAEATPGLTYKQLANVSQWRMYEDAMNKAQAILVNFHHKLQLSSYWGDGTTSSSDGMRMQLGVSSLHADANPHYGTGKGATIYRFTSDQFSSYYTKIIHTNSRDAIHVLDGLLHHETDLNIEEHYTDTAGYTDQIFGLTHLLGFNFAPRIRDLSDSKLFTIDKASEYPKLEAILRGQINTKVIKENYEDVLRLAHSIREGTVSASLIMGKLGSYSRQNSLATALREMGRIEKTIFILNYISDESLRRKIQRGLNKGESMNGLARAIFFGKQGELRERTIQHQLQRASALNIIINAISIWNTLHLTKAVEYQKRSDSLNEELLHHMSPLGWEHINLLGEYHFNSDKKVSLDSLRPLKLS
- a CDS encoding response regulator transcription factor, which translates into the protein MTKILVVDDEKVFLEVLEAYFEKESWGISFATNGIEALKKVKDESPDLIVLDLMLPDISGEEVCRLVRKESDIPIIMLTAKSAEADLINGIVIGADDYVTKPFSPREVVVRVKALLRRTQKMENVNQISFNNHKLMIDHVKKEVKFNGDILALTPNEFKLLITMARYPGRVYSRADLLEKIQEDGVYFEGYERSIDTHIKNLRKKIETDSRHPEFIITVFGMGYKFGGEKDESNT
- a CDS encoding SHOCT domain-containing protein, encoding MMGLGHGFGMFGMGGGSIMMILVVLLIGYLFYLGINNQKIGTQDGNQQVTSSNALEIAKSRLAQGEISFEEFEQIKKNIL
- a CDS encoding recombinase family protein, producing MMQYTYGYARVSTKQQDLIRQLDLLSEYNCTEILTEKMSGTKTNRPELIRLKDKVRPGDSIVVESFSRLGRSTKDLIELVEYFENKDVKLISIKENFDTNTPQGKLMLTVFQAFSQFERDLIAQRTKEGLESARSRGRNGGRPKVKEKQINKALNLYHSKEYSISEIVEMTGISQATLYRYIRTTRQGKDLENTAKIRMGLRIENNNKFVRGKGKVRESIEQFLKDNYKMEIIANEYIIYVPYTTIDALEKTVYDILGELDSEADMKNCFIEAAVYCDELGLTW
- a CDS encoding DUF302 domain-containing protein is translated as MEFHYTVITNKTIDEAISSIEQNLKENKFGILWQLDLTATLQKKGVHSYTSPYRILEVCNPVEAARVLGYNPLVGYFLPCKITVYESEGKTKIGLPKPTAMIGLLNDPELKSIAENIEEILIDVLEKSK
- a CDS encoding multicopper oxidase family protein, whose amino-acid sequence is MKANYGIFIAGIIIVLGGLFLFFVQGQDMPGQLPDLSMNQPSDNQSIETEESPLPIPPLLKDKNPDPNKAEFQITAQNSTKEFIAGKETKTMGYNGDYLGPVIRVRNGEEVSVNVKNNLEGDITTIHWHGLEVDGVKDGGPHSGIQPGESWSPEFKIEQPAATLWFHPHPEQQTGRQVYNGLAGLFFIEDEVSDRLDIPKDYGVNDVPLIIQDKRFNSDGSFEYELGMHDVMNGLQGNTMLVNGAVNPFLEVPRGMVRLRLLNGSNASVYELNLSNNQTFYQIASDGGFLEKPSEMNNIVLGPAERAEILVDFSDFKKGETVQLLNQGSEFMKFVIKSESPKEYTIPEKLTTIEKINPDSAVKTRQFVFQGMGPSVNINGKQMDMDRIDEQVSLHDTEIWEISNDSGMGMMGGMAHPFHAHGVQFQILDRDGNPPPKNETGWKDTILVYPGEKVRAIATFNHSGVFMYHCHILEHEDAGMMGQFKVE
- a CDS encoding SHOCT domain-containing protein, which translates into the protein MMNGGHMGSFGGSNGGFYGYNGMPSGFNSFDMMFNGSFMTILMFILIGVVLFLLLRNQKQQTRVSSIKMNNTTVIEAEEVAKLRYARGEISHDEFQSILQTIKK